The sequence below is a genomic window from Blastopirellula retiformator.
CCAGCGCCGGCGTTCAGCTGATTCCTGAAGGGGGAGGGAAGGGGGTCCACTTCTCGACGACCGACGAGCAGGGCAACTTCACCATCGTTGAAGAGAGCGCCAATCCGCTTTCCGCCGGCGAGTACGTCGTTGTTGTCGACAAGGCGCCGACCGAGATGGGCGGCAAAAGCGTTGTCGCCGACATCTACCGCGACCAGAAAAAGACGCCCCTGAAAATGACGATCTCCGATGGCAGCACGAAGTTGCCGCCGATTGAACTAAGCGCGCATCCATAACCTTCCCCACAAGGAGTTGATCATGAACCGACGCTCCAGTTTTTTCGCTAGTCGAACTATTGGTGGTCATCGCAATTATCGGCGTATCGATCGCGCTGTTGCTGCCGGCGGTGCAGCAAGCCCGCGAAGCGGCTCGCCGGATGGAGCGCACCAACAAGATCAAACAACTTGTGCTCGCCTCCCACAATGTGCACGATACGTACGGCATCTTCCCGCCGGCCGAGGGCAAGTCAGGCTCGCATGACGCGCGAGTCGAGCGGCAGGGGCCATTCAAGGATCTGGCCGGCTCGTTCTTCTTTCACCTGTTGCCCTACATTGAGCAAAACGCCCTGTACGACGGCGCCGTCGCCGCCGCCGGCAATATGAACAGCACCTTCAATAGCTGACGGGTGAATAACTACATTATCGAAGCGTATCGCTGTCCTTCGGAACGGAGCCCAGCGGCCGTCACTGG
It includes:
- a CDS encoding carboxypeptidase-like regulatory domain-containing protein, translated to MKFKFAASLACVALVAVTVIGCGKTKTFSGSVSMDGAPLASAGVQLIPEGGGKGVHFSTTDEQGNFTIVEESANPLSAGEYVVVVDKAPTEMGGKSVVADIYRDQKKTPLKMTISDGSTKLPPIELSAHP